A genomic window from Holosporales bacterium includes:
- a CDS encoding leucine-rich repeat domain-containing protein: MKNVIMIASAITLLSPEIANCTLDVSLDKNCYQMDIDGVVSFMPKAIVCSCYPRNLICIDGDVYGVYIISGANISIGVRSVLRSICIPSNVDTIDDRCFYSCSNLSNVTFEYGSQLQTISELTFYNCHFLRSIWLPSSVERIGEGCFNECLSLSRVTFGPGSKLRAIENYAFNSCSSLKSIWLPSSVERIGEGCFNECPSLSSITFELN; the protein is encoded by the coding sequence ATGAAAAATGTTATAATGATAGCGTCAGCAATTACGCTGCTTTCCCCAGAAATTGCAAATTGTACATTAGATGTCTCTTTAGACAAAAATTGCTATCAAATGGATATAGATGGAGTTGTTAGTTTTATGCCGAAAGCAATAGTATGCTCCTGCTATCCTAGAAATTTAATTTGTATAGATGGGGATGTTTATGGAGTGTATATAATAAGTGGCGCTAATATATCAATTGGTGTTAGGAGCGTCTTGCGCTCCATATGCATTCCATCTAATGTAGATACAATTGACGATCGGTGTTTTTATAGCTGCAGCAATCTAAGTAATGTAACGTTTGAGTATGGATCGCAATTGCAAACGATTTCAGAACTTACTTTTTATAATTGTCATTTCCTGAGATCTATATGGCTTCCGTCCAGTGTAGAAAGGATTGGCGAAGGATGTTTTAACGAATGCCTTAGTCTAAGCAGAGTAACGTTTGGACCAGGCTCAAAACTGAGGGCAATCGAAAACTATGCTTTTAATAGTTGTTCTTCCTTGAAATCTATATGGCTTCCGTCCAGTGTAGAAAGGATTGGCGAAGGGTGTTTTAATGAATGCCCTAGCCTAAGCAGCATAACATTTGAGCTTAACTAG
- a CDS encoding RluA family pseudouridine synthase: MKWNEAVIQDKDADVRLDKYLKEHFNLPFSAIQKLIRKGVVKLDNRKAHASDRLIAGQLVCLPASLAESASTECKQIDPNLAQKLDPLIILQNTDLIVINKPSGLPVQAGSKVSLSLDDMLISYNHVHGTSLKLVHRLDKSTSGALIIATSRESARVLTNLFKEKDVNKLYWAIVEGAPKESQGIVDIPLAKRLIGGEELMVPDQSPNGLKALTKFKIIRHINDDKTWLALEPITGRTHQLRAHCKAMNWPIVGDIKYGAKTKGPMCLHARRIQIANRLDVLAEPPSHFNISPTQEADDFIKSL; this comes from the coding sequence ATGAAGTGGAATGAAGCAGTTATCCAAGACAAAGACGCTGATGTCAGGTTGGATAAGTATCTTAAAGAGCACTTTAATTTGCCGTTTAGCGCAATTCAAAAGCTTATAAGAAAAGGCGTAGTCAAATTGGATAACAGAAAAGCGCATGCGTCTGATAGATTAATTGCAGGCCAATTGGTATGCTTGCCTGCTTCACTTGCGGAATCAGCTTCAACTGAATGTAAGCAAATCGATCCAAACTTGGCGCAAAAGCTGGATCCTTTAATAATTTTACAGAATACAGATCTAATAGTAATAAACAAACCAAGCGGCCTGCCTGTACAAGCTGGCAGTAAAGTCAGCCTTAGCCTTGACGATATGTTGATAAGCTATAACCACGTACACGGAACATCGCTGAAACTTGTGCACAGGCTTGACAAATCTACATCAGGAGCCCTGATTATCGCCACAAGCCGTGAATCTGCCCGCGTGTTAACCAATTTATTCAAAGAAAAAGACGTTAACAAGCTGTATTGGGCCATTGTGGAGGGTGCGCCCAAGGAAAGCCAGGGAATAGTCGATATTCCGCTTGCTAAAAGGCTCATTGGTGGTGAAGAGTTGATGGTTCCAGATCAAAGCCCGAATGGGCTGAAAGCTTTAACAAAATTCAAGATCATAAGACATATTAACGATGACAAAACATGGCTAGCTCTGGAACCGATAACGGGGCGAACGCACCAATTGCGCGCCCATTGTAAAGCAATGAACTGGCCAATAGTAGGTGATATAAAGTACGGCGCGAAAACCAAAGGCCCTATGTGCCTACATGCACGTAGAATACAGATAGCTAACCGCCTTGACGTGCTTGCCGAACCGCCGAGTCACTTTAATATTAGCCCGACACAAGAGGCTGACGATTTCATAAAAAGCCTATAG
- a CDS encoding anaerobic ribonucleoside-triphosphate reductase activating protein, whose product MDELIVGGFLPVTTIDFPDHLASVVFCQGCMWRCAYCHNVDLQPIAGKSTIPWGEVFAKIKSRKHLVQAIVFSGGEPLMQPAIVSAIRQIKSLGLSVGLHTNGIQYETFKAVLPMLDWVGMDIKTTFADYRKITGQAGSGEIVKKSLALLLNSAVAYETRTTISPGVHTVNDVLIMAEEIAAMGVDTFALQAYRAVRNDLSLLETKNAPFFSKEVTDKLKALFKRYIPRHH is encoded by the coding sequence ATGGATGAGCTGATCGTAGGCGGATTTTTGCCAGTAACTACAATTGATTTTCCAGATCATTTAGCCAGCGTAGTTTTTTGCCAAGGATGTATGTGGCGATGTGCCTATTGTCACAATGTTGATCTACAACCAATTGCAGGCAAAAGCACCATACCTTGGGGTGAAGTTTTCGCCAAGATTAAGTCGCGAAAGCACTTGGTTCAAGCCATTGTTTTCAGCGGAGGCGAGCCCCTAATGCAGCCCGCGATTGTTAGTGCCATCAGACAGATAAAATCCCTTGGCCTTAGTGTCGGCCTACACACAAATGGCATTCAATACGAAACTTTCAAAGCGGTGCTTCCCATGCTTGATTGGGTAGGGATGGATATAAAAACTACGTTCGCTGATTACCGTAAGATAACCGGACAGGCCGGCAGCGGTGAGATAGTCAAAAAAAGCTTAGCATTACTGCTTAATTCTGCAGTCGCGTACGAGACGCGTACTACAATTTCCCCGGGGGTTCATACAGTAAATGATGTGCTAATTATGGCAGAAGAAATTGCCGCCATGGGGGTGGATACATTTGCCTTACAGGCATATAGAGCAGTCCGCAATGATCTTTCCCTCCTTGAAACCAAGAACGCCCCTTTCTTTTCAAAAGAAGTAACCGACAAGCTAAAAGCTTTGTTTAAGCGCTATATCCCACGCCATCATTAG
- a CDS encoding dicarboxylate/amino acid:cation symporter, with protein MSDFLKTLTKHKGILYAIAVILGCICGYGDFMLPVSDFISNVFIKIFKCMSLPIIAVAVIVSISQHSSNVQLKQIGKHTLLYTVGTTVIASSVACILYLLISPSNITSAVSGNPIDAIQSGKYANYVLSIVPSNILSPFLEHNVMGALFISIVIAVAIRHMPINESRSLNNFFLMVQGMFLIIIGWVVKALPLALFGFISIAVGQLKNGTNLQGLGGYLAVVLLANVVQGFFVLPILLWTHKINPLATLKAMFSALSVAFFSKSSVGTLPITMETAENNLKISKEISRFAFPFCTAINMNGCAAFIFTTVIYVMQNNGVESNLFTLLQWIFISTIAAIGNAGVPMGCFFLSMSLLISMDVPIDILWLILPFYAVIDMVETSLNVWSDCCVVKVIDRKFKINENHQQSE; from the coding sequence TTGAGTGATTTTTTAAAAACGCTTACGAAGCATAAGGGGATTCTGTACGCCATTGCCGTCATTTTGGGATGCATATGCGGGTACGGAGACTTCATGCTTCCTGTATCTGACTTTATATCAAATGTTTTTATAAAAATTTTCAAATGCATGAGTTTGCCAATAATCGCTGTGGCGGTGATTGTCTCAATATCTCAGCATAGCAGTAACGTTCAATTGAAACAAATTGGAAAACATACGCTTTTGTACACCGTGGGAACAACGGTGATTGCTTCCTCTGTAGCATGCATTTTGTATCTGTTAATTTCTCCATCGAATATCACTTCAGCAGTCAGTGGCAATCCAATTGACGCTATCCAGAGTGGAAAGTATGCGAATTATGTGCTGAGCATTGTTCCATCCAACATATTGTCTCCATTTTTAGAGCACAATGTAATGGGCGCCCTTTTTATTAGCATCGTCATCGCAGTCGCCATCAGGCATATGCCAATAAACGAATCTCGGTCGCTGAATAATTTTTTTTTAATGGTTCAGGGAATGTTTTTAATCATCATTGGCTGGGTGGTGAAAGCGCTTCCTTTGGCTCTGTTTGGATTTATCTCCATCGCTGTTGGGCAGCTTAAAAATGGAACCAATTTGCAGGGATTAGGCGGATATCTGGCCGTAGTACTTTTGGCCAATGTTGTGCAGGGATTTTTTGTACTGCCAATACTTTTGTGGACACATAAGATCAATCCATTAGCCACGCTGAAAGCCATGTTTTCGGCGTTATCGGTGGCCTTTTTCTCTAAGTCATCGGTGGGAACATTGCCAATAACGATGGAAACAGCGGAAAATAACTTAAAGATATCAAAAGAGATCAGCAGATTTGCATTTCCGTTTTGCACCGCAATTAATATGAACGGATGCGCTGCATTCATCTTTACTACTGTCATCTATGTCATGCAAAACAATGGAGTCGAAAGCAATTTATTTACGCTTTTGCAGTGGATTTTTATATCCACCATCGCTGCTATTGGAAATGCTGGGGTTCCTATGGGATGCTTTTTCTTAAGCATGAGCCTGCTTATCAGCATGGATGTTCCTATTGATATTCTTTGGCTGATTCTTCCATTTTACGCCGTAATCGATATGGTAGAGACATCGCTGAATGTCTGGTCCGATTGTTGCGTGGTCAAGGTCATAGATAGAAAATTCAAAATCAACGAAAATCACCAGCAATCCGAATAG
- the ffh gene encoding signal recognition particle protein has product MFENISKRFSEIFGGLRRTGILRPEDIDNALREIRISLLEADVSLPIVKDFISNVKEQALSQQVIKSITPDQMIIKIVSDRLTALLSENKRDIFGKSPPKRVMLMGLQGAGKTTVAAKLANMFKQKNMTATCDIYRPAAAEQLRILSEQAGAKFFTPKAYDNAVEVAKEAMAAFKASDCRTLILDTAGRLHTDGDMMQELVAVKEVIDPDEVLLVVDSMTGQDAIKIAQQFMSFVKPTGIVMTRMDSDARGGAVISIGKITGSPVILLSTGERLDDIEPFDPSKLVKRILALRDISSLVEKVEKITNQDEAQNSLNRLMQGKFDLNDLAKQIQALSKMGGIKSILGMLPGVGSLIDKSPTNNESAIKRQLAIIRSMTKQEKRDYKIIKGSRKKRIAAGSGALVQDVNRLIKNFESMLDLMKRLKGNRASLGQIKQMLTGKTP; this is encoded by the coding sequence ATGTTTGAGAATATCTCCAAAAGATTCAGTGAAATATTTGGCGGACTAAGGCGGACTGGCATCCTTAGGCCAGAGGATATAGATAACGCCCTGCGCGAAATAAGAATTTCGCTTTTAGAGGCGGATGTTTCCCTGCCAATCGTTAAAGATTTCATCAGCAACGTTAAAGAACAGGCGCTCAGTCAGCAAGTTATAAAAAGCATCACGCCTGATCAGATGATAATAAAAATCGTCAGCGATCGTCTGACGGCGCTGCTGTCAGAGAATAAACGAGACATTTTCGGTAAGTCGCCCCCTAAGCGCGTTATGCTGATGGGCTTGCAGGGTGCGGGGAAAACTACGGTTGCGGCCAAGCTGGCCAATATGTTTAAGCAAAAAAACATGACGGCCACATGCGATATATACCGCCCAGCGGCTGCGGAGCAGCTTCGCATTCTGTCAGAACAAGCAGGGGCAAAGTTTTTTACCCCAAAAGCCTACGATAATGCGGTTGAGGTCGCTAAGGAGGCGATGGCTGCTTTTAAGGCCAGCGACTGTCGCACCCTAATATTGGACACGGCCGGCCGACTGCATACCGACGGCGATATGATGCAGGAACTGGTTGCGGTTAAAGAGGTCATTGATCCAGACGAGGTCCTGCTGGTCGTTGATTCTATGACTGGGCAGGATGCGATCAAAATAGCCCAACAATTCATGTCGTTTGTTAAACCTACCGGTATCGTCATGACGCGTATGGATTCTGATGCCCGGGGTGGGGCCGTGATATCGATCGGCAAAATCACCGGATCGCCTGTAATATTGCTCAGCACAGGTGAGCGGCTGGATGATATCGAGCCCTTTGACCCCAGCAAGCTAGTCAAAAGAATCTTGGCGCTGAGGGATATATCCTCATTGGTTGAGAAAGTCGAAAAAATCACCAATCAGGACGAAGCGCAAAACAGCCTAAACCGTCTTATGCAAGGTAAATTTGACCTAAACGACTTGGCCAAACAGATTCAGGCGCTTAGTAAAATGGGCGGTATAAAAAGCATTCTTGGCATGTTGCCCGGCGTTGGTTCGCTGATTGATAAATCCCCGACCAATAATGAATCTGCGATTAAAAGGCAGCTTGCGATTATTCGCTCAATGACTAAGCAAGAAAAGCGCGACTATAAAATCATAAAAGGCAGCAGGAAAAAGCGTATAGCCGCCGGCTCCGGCGCCTTGGTTCAAGATGTTAACAGGCTTATAAAAAATTTTGAGTCCATGCTTGACCTTATGAAGCGGCTTAAAGGAAATCGCGCTTCGCTGGGTCAAATTAAACAAATGCTTACTGGCAAAACGCCGTGA
- the trxB gene encoding thioredoxin-disulfide reductase has protein sequence MSEEIKSRLLIIGSGPAGCTAAIYAVRAGIETTQMLGAQPGGQLSATTEIENFPGFANFIKGPDLTEAMLAQAKRLGATQAHDEAVEVDFSSKPFRIKGESGTSYLADAVIIATGAKAKHLGVPGEETYCGAGVSYCATCDGFFFRNKRVVIVGGGNTAVDEAIYLSGLAKRVTLIHRRNELRADKADQGKLFSLPNMNIVWDSAVTEIFGGGNKQVASVAVKNLITEEVSMLETDGVFIAIGHTPATGIFINKLSLDDSGYILADNAGKTSVDGIFAAGDVASSTLKQAVIAAASGCVAVSSAKSWLEKP, from the coding sequence ATGTCGGAAGAAATAAAGTCGCGGTTATTGATTATTGGATCTGGGCCCGCTGGGTGTACAGCCGCCATATATGCTGTGCGTGCTGGTATAGAAACGACTCAGATGCTTGGTGCTCAGCCAGGCGGGCAATTGTCTGCCACAACTGAGATCGAAAATTTCCCCGGATTTGCGAATTTCATCAAAGGCCCTGACCTAACGGAAGCGATGCTGGCTCAGGCCAAAAGGCTTGGGGCAACTCAAGCGCATGATGAGGCTGTGGAAGTCGATTTTTCAAGCAAGCCCTTTCGAATTAAAGGCGAATCTGGCACAAGCTATTTGGCCGATGCTGTTATAATCGCAACAGGGGCCAAGGCCAAACATCTTGGCGTGCCAGGCGAGGAAACGTATTGTGGCGCCGGCGTATCGTACTGTGCCACGTGTGACGGTTTTTTCTTTAGGAATAAACGTGTAGTGATTGTTGGCGGCGGTAATACTGCTGTTGATGAAGCGATTTACCTCAGCGGCCTGGCTAAGCGGGTTACGCTGATCCACAGGCGCAACGAATTAAGGGCAGATAAGGCCGATCAGGGCAAATTGTTTTCCTTACCGAATATGAATATCGTTTGGGACAGCGCCGTAACTGAAATATTTGGAGGAGGAAATAAGCAAGTCGCAAGTGTTGCGGTTAAAAATCTGATAACCGAAGAGGTCAGTATGCTGGAAACTGATGGAGTGTTTATTGCCATCGGCCATACGCCGGCGACCGGCATTTTTATTAATAAGCTCAGTCTAGACGACAGTGGCTATATATTAGCCGACAATGCAGGCAAAACTTCTGTAGACGGAATTTTTGCTGCCGGAGACGTTGCGTCATCCACCCTTAAGCAAGCGGTAATTGCCGCAGCTTCTGGCTGCGTTGCTGTTAGCTCTGCCAAATCCTGGCTGGAAAAGCCATAA
- the glmS gene encoding glutamine--fructose-6-phosphate transaminase (isomerizing), with protein sequence MCGIVGLVGHKDLVNKIIDGLKRLEYRGYDSAGMALVEQNSGNLCVIKTAGKIANLEHEAHSKYKGASEAGIGHTRWATHGKPTKENAHPHATELVALVHNGIIENYADLRKSLLAQGISLNSNTDTEVVVQMISLLLSKGAVPLDAVQQTISSIQGTYAFGIAFKQHPEMIIGARKGSPLAIGINADGKLSLGSDAVALSGFANQVAYLEDGDIAQLYTNGNLNILDKDGNKTARPWQPIIKSQSTPDKKGYEHFMLKEIFEQPSTIADTLTHYIGHPSSKTINVHPSGISWDQTNHITIIACGTSYYASLVAKYWFEKYARIPVEVDVASEYRYRTPPVHEKSVGIFISQSGETADTLAALRYIRDLGHTCVTIVNVPTSTLAREANVVLPTFAGLEISVASTKTFTAQMAVLAYMLIEALKMRNDVDLSFELAKELLDVDTLILKALDTMQGLTQLAGKLSETKDVLYLGRGVLYPIAMEGALKMKELSYIHAEGYAAGEMKHGPIALIDKGMPVIALCPYDKEGLFHKIVSNICEAKTRGAQISILTCKKGLLLLEEAELKCPVYLYPDATQLTAPLLYSIPMQFLAYLTALNRGVDIDQPRNLAKSVTVE encoded by the coding sequence ATGTGCGGAATAGTAGGCCTCGTCGGCCACAAAGATCTGGTAAATAAAATCATAGACGGGCTTAAGCGGCTTGAGTACAGAGGCTATGACTCGGCTGGAATGGCTTTGGTAGAGCAAAATTCTGGCAATCTGTGTGTAATAAAAACGGCAGGGAAAATCGCAAATCTCGAGCATGAGGCTCATTCGAAATATAAAGGCGCTTCAGAGGCAGGAATCGGGCACACCAGGTGGGCAACTCACGGCAAGCCTACAAAAGAGAACGCACACCCCCATGCTACCGAGCTGGTCGCACTTGTGCACAATGGCATTATTGAAAACTATGCCGATTTAAGGAAATCGCTTCTGGCTCAGGGCATATCGCTGAACAGCAACACCGATACAGAGGTCGTTGTGCAGATGATAAGCCTGCTGCTGTCCAAAGGGGCTGTCCCGCTTGATGCAGTGCAGCAAACCATTTCATCTATACAAGGCACGTATGCCTTTGGCATAGCCTTTAAACAGCATCCAGAGATGATTATTGGCGCGCGCAAAGGCAGCCCCCTGGCGATTGGGATAAACGCGGACGGCAAGCTTTCGCTTGGATCCGATGCGGTTGCCTTGTCTGGATTTGCCAACCAAGTCGCATATCTGGAGGACGGCGATATTGCGCAGCTTTATACAAACGGCAACCTTAATATCCTTGATAAAGACGGCAATAAAACCGCAAGGCCATGGCAGCCAATCATCAAGAGTCAATCAACTCCCGATAAGAAGGGGTACGAGCATTTTATGCTTAAGGAAATATTCGAACAGCCTTCAACGATTGCCGATACGCTTACGCACTATATAGGCCATCCCAGCAGTAAAACAATAAATGTACACCCCAGCGGAATCAGTTGGGATCAAACAAACCACATCACCATTATCGCTTGTGGAACTTCCTACTATGCCAGTCTAGTCGCAAAGTACTGGTTTGAAAAGTATGCCAGAATACCAGTCGAGGTAGATGTAGCTTCCGAATATCGCTACAGAACGCCGCCTGTCCATGAAAAGTCAGTCGGCATATTCATATCCCAGTCAGGAGAAACAGCAGATACCCTGGCTGCGCTTAGATATATCAGGGATTTGGGCCATACTTGCGTTACCATCGTTAATGTCCCAACCAGCACCTTAGCGAGAGAGGCGAATGTAGTTCTTCCAACATTTGCCGGGCTGGAAATCAGCGTAGCCTCGACCAAAACCTTTACTGCACAGATGGCCGTGCTTGCCTACATGCTGATAGAAGCGCTGAAAATGCGTAATGACGTCGATTTATCTTTTGAGCTGGCAAAAGAACTCTTAGATGTAGATACGCTTATCTTAAAAGCATTAGACACAATGCAAGGCCTAACCCAACTTGCAGGGAAATTGTCCGAAACCAAGGATGTTTTGTACCTTGGCCGAGGTGTGCTGTATCCAATCGCGATGGAAGGGGCCCTAAAAATGAAAGAGCTCTCATACATCCACGCGGAAGGCTATGCCGCAGGTGAGATGAAACACGGCCCCATAGCACTTATAGACAAAGGTATGCCAGTAATTGCCCTGTGTCCATACGACAAAGAGGGCTTGTTTCATAAAATAGTTTCAAACATCTGTGAAGCAAAGACCAGGGGTGCGCAAATTTCCATCTTAACCTGCAAGAAAGGCCTGCTGCTGCTTGAAGAGGCTGAACTTAAATGCCCAGTTTATTTGTACCCTGACGCGACCCAACTTACCGCCCCACTGCTTTACAGCATCCCGATGCAGTTTTTGGCTTATCTTACGGCGCTTAATCGCGGGGTAGACATAGACCAACCCCGCAATTTAGCCAAGTCCGTCACAGTTGAGTAG